The following are encoded in a window of Solibacillus sp. FSL R7-0668 genomic DNA:
- a CDS encoding DUF402 domain-containing protein, with amino-acid sequence MLKKRYLHRNDWSRITSHHYFQQWIEEPDFTGYVSLIEMHEVKAPLVTTQAGQELRIVDKDYSWLQQLPLNENFAVTTMFNDKGEVIQWYIDITNENGVDQGEPYMEDLFLDIIVLPTREVIKKDEDEIEQALENGWISKAQYDLAYATFNQLLKQIKQGELELLASSKKHREYLLQNHPTSKKV; translated from the coding sequence ATGCTGAAAAAACGTTATTTGCATCGCAATGATTGGAGTAGAATAACAAGTCATCATTATTTTCAGCAGTGGATAGAGGAACCTGATTTTACAGGCTATGTTTCACTGATCGAAATGCATGAAGTAAAAGCACCTCTTGTGACAACGCAAGCAGGGCAAGAGCTACGTATTGTAGACAAAGATTACTCATGGCTACAGCAGCTCCCATTAAATGAGAACTTTGCGGTAACGACAATGTTCAATGACAAAGGGGAAGTTATTCAGTGGTATATCGATATAACAAATGAGAATGGTGTCGATCAAGGCGAGCCCTATATGGAAGATTTGTTTTTAGACATTATCGTACTTCCAACAAGGGAAGTGATTAAGAAGGATGAGGATGAAATAGAGCAGGCACTCGAAAACGGATGGATCTCAAAAGCACAATATGACCTTGCTTATGCAACGTTTAATCAACTACTAAAACAGATAAAGCAAGGGGAGCTCGAACTTTTAGCAAGTAGTAAAAAGCATCGAGAGTATTTGTTGCAAAATCATCCTACATCAAAGAAAGTTTAG
- a CDS encoding cold-shock protein codes for MAQGTVKWFNAEKGFGFIEVEGGADVFAHFSAIQGEGFKSLEEGQKVEFSVEDGQRGPQAANIVKL; via the coding sequence ATGGCACAAGGTACAGTTAAATGGTTTAACGCAGAAAAAGGTTTCGGTTTCATCGAAGTTGAAGGCGGAGCAGACGTATTCGCACACTTCTCAGCTATCCAAGGTGAAGGTTTCAAATCACTTGAAGAAGGTCAAAAAGTTGAGTTTTCAGTAGAAGACGGTCAACGTGGACCACAAGCTGCTAACATCGTAAAACTTTAA
- a CDS encoding acyl-CoA dehydrogenase family protein, whose translation MEMATKVQDYSFKQFLKLRNSLNDWDNPFLQKLFQQLLQQDYEQFATDLEPYIKRLSTTWRNTTNEIARPENAPTIRHYNAYNERIDRIVRPLEAIQLTEEIFNDGLFSAHQQPYKGIVKRYFLHGNGETGITCPLACTDGLIALIEMFYDEVPQAVRDIYEHAKNGRNGQFAIGAQFMSEIQGGSNIPANVLRAVAHDDHYLLYGNKFFCSAVHADYSVVTARIEGTEDIAVFVVPTWLPGDKELERRNHHTVNRLKWKLGTSELPSGEIDYNGAVAYRIGPQNRGVALAVSIVLTRSRLDIGFSSAAFVMRAAREAMLYARFRQVFDRKIDEFPMAAAQLEDLQDAAKRMAATAFTIYERFLQTDNEDAVQAFATREIILLQKIFASKEAVEKLRLAISIFGGHGAIEDFSSIPRLFRDSMVNELWEGPRNVLLAQIYRDLHKITKTISLQRILQAMFPNVSLEQLQAAQQELQSIMQIDLTAMPTKENRQAARRWEQVWEALFLTYQQNIVENLEETSILPDQLLAQI comes from the coding sequence ATGGAAATGGCAACGAAAGTACAGGATTATTCCTTTAAGCAATTTTTAAAACTCCGAAATAGCTTGAATGATTGGGATAATCCCTTTTTACAAAAGCTGTTCCAACAATTACTGCAACAGGATTACGAACAATTTGCAACGGACTTAGAGCCGTATATAAAAAGGTTGTCTACAACATGGCGCAATACAACAAATGAAATTGCACGACCTGAAAATGCGCCAACCATTCGCCATTATAATGCCTACAATGAGCGAATTGACCGAATTGTACGTCCGTTAGAGGCAATTCAATTAACCGAAGAAATTTTCAATGATGGCTTATTTAGTGCACATCAGCAGCCGTATAAGGGTATCGTGAAACGCTATTTTTTACACGGCAATGGGGAAACGGGCATTACATGTCCACTTGCTTGTACGGATGGACTCATTGCGTTAATTGAAATGTTTTATGATGAGGTGCCGCAAGCGGTGAGAGATATTTATGAACATGCGAAAAATGGACGTAATGGACAATTTGCAATTGGAGCGCAGTTTATGTCCGAAATTCAAGGCGGGTCGAACATCCCAGCAAATGTATTACGCGCGGTTGCGCATGATGACCATTATTTATTATATGGCAATAAGTTTTTCTGTTCTGCTGTTCATGCTGACTATTCTGTAGTAACGGCACGAATCGAAGGAACCGAGGATATCGCCGTATTTGTTGTACCGACTTGGTTACCGGGGGATAAAGAACTCGAGCGACGCAATCATCATACGGTTAATCGTTTGAAATGGAAGCTTGGCACGAGTGAATTGCCATCAGGGGAAATTGATTATAATGGGGCAGTTGCCTATCGCATCGGGCCGCAAAATCGTGGGGTTGCGCTTGCGGTAAGTATTGTATTGACACGCTCTCGTTTAGATATTGGTTTTTCGAGTGCAGCCTTTGTGATGCGAGCAGCACGTGAAGCGATGCTGTACGCGCGATTCCGCCAAGTATTTGACCGGAAAATTGATGAATTTCCAATGGCAGCAGCTCAGCTAGAGGATTTACAAGATGCGGCAAAACGTATGGCAGCAACAGCCTTTACGATCTATGAGCGCTTTTTACAAACGGACAATGAGGATGCCGTTCAAGCGTTTGCCACACGTGAAATTATTTTACTACAAAAAATATTTGCCTCAAAAGAAGCCGTTGAAAAATTACGTCTTGCCATTTCTATCTTTGGGGGACATGGCGCAATTGAAGACTTTTCTTCGATTCCAAGATTATTCCGAGATAGTATGGTCAATGAGTTATGGGAAGGGCCGCGCAATGTATTGCTCGCACAAATCTATCGTGATTTACACAAAATAACGAAAACAATCTCATTGCAACGAATTTTACAAGCGATGTTTCCAAATGTATCGCTGGAGCAATTACAAGCAGCACAACAGGAATTGCAAAGTATTATGCAAATTGATTTAACGGCAATGCCTACAAAGGAAAATCGCCAAGCAGCACGAAGATGGGAACAAGTTTGGGAAGCTTTATTTTTAACCTATCAACAAAATATTGTAGAGAACTTAGAAGAAACATCGATTTTGCCAGACCAATTGTTAGCACAAATTTAA
- a CDS encoding DUF2812 domain-containing protein produces MKKLKIFTNAQKEEQWLNEMLQKGWQFKSVNGINVYSFEKTSNKQQILRIDCQSFASNEKFKQYKALYEEFGWVHVDGSRSSLLQYWLNPSNKDDALFSDQSSQNHYLQRLSKIYGTCAAFFLLLTFGIFQYSSQFTNIKAAYLTPGLWNKNGFDFWSAFLFETPFALIRFGSPWLTLIFAVIFFNTYFKYKKEIDKVV; encoded by the coding sequence ATGAAAAAGCTTAAAATATTTACTAATGCTCAAAAAGAAGAGCAATGGTTAAATGAAATGCTTCAAAAAGGTTGGCAATTTAAAAGTGTAAATGGTATTAATGTGTATTCATTTGAAAAAACATCAAACAAGCAGCAAATTTTACGAATAGATTGCCAATCATTTGCGTCTAATGAAAAATTTAAGCAATATAAGGCTCTTTATGAAGAGTTTGGCTGGGTACATGTAGATGGCTCGCGTTCATCTCTGCTACAGTACTGGTTAAACCCAAGCAATAAAGACGATGCGTTATTTTCCGATCAATCATCTCAAAATCATTATTTACAACGTCTTAGCAAAATTTACGGGACATGTGCAGCCTTTTTCCTTTTACTTACATTTGGTATATTTCAATATTCATCACAGTTTACAAATATTAAAGCCGCTTATTTGACACCAGGATTATGGAACAAAAATGGCTTTGATTTTTGGAGTGCCTTTTTATTCGAAACACCCTTTGCCCTTATAAGATTTGGCTCACCATGGCTAACACTAATCTTTGCTGTCATCTTTTTTAATACGTACTTTAAATACAAAAAGGAAATAGACAAGGTTGTTTAA
- a CDS encoding class I adenylate-forming enzyme family protein: MGMNIGQILASRASLTGGKVGFINGDKHITFTEMNNRANAFAAYLQRQGLQSGDKIALLCKNNEDVVATFFGAAKIGVVTVVMNYRLQPQELDYIYSHSDAQLLIHDVAFQEIVDQLTVVSQAISHQSTPSLAEIYEEAAVEPVQHTSSFDPILMMYTSGTTGRPKGALISHNNLQAASIGLSHTIDWWEQDCFLMVAPFFHIGGFAPLITNVHTGATMVLMEDFHPVEAWKLIEKEKVTSSMTVPAMLAFLLQTYPMVKSDISSLRYITCGASAVPAPLILGCRQLGIPVQQVYGITEYTGAVSFWKPSQGEEKFDSMGKVVMQGTVQIKDLTTKNVLPIGAIGEIVLTGPQVFVGYYKNDEAYHTVVENNEFYTGDVGYLDPDGFLYVVDRVKDMIISGGENIYSAELELVLAQHEAVQEVAVVGRPDEKWGEVPVAYIVKKAESEVSGEDIVAHCKSKLASYKAVKDVVFVDTLPRNAVGKILKMQLKDLQNI, from the coding sequence ATGGGAATGAATATTGGACAAATTTTAGCAAGTCGCGCTTCATTAACAGGGGGAAAAGTTGGTTTTATTAACGGAGATAAGCATATTACATTTACTGAAATGAACAATCGTGCCAATGCGTTTGCGGCTTATTTGCAAAGACAAGGCTTACAAAGCGGAGATAAAATCGCACTTCTTTGCAAAAACAATGAAGATGTTGTCGCAACGTTTTTCGGCGCGGCCAAAATTGGGGTAGTGACGGTCGTAATGAATTATCGCTTACAACCCCAGGAACTGGATTATATTTATTCGCATAGTGATGCGCAACTATTAATCCATGATGTTGCGTTTCAGGAGATTGTTGACCAATTAACCGTTGTATCACAGGCCATTTCACATCAATCTACACCGAGTTTAGCAGAGATTTATGAAGAAGCAGCCGTTGAACCGGTTCAGCATACTTCTTCGTTTGACCCGATTTTAATGATGTACACTTCAGGCACGACAGGTCGTCCAAAGGGTGCGTTAATTTCGCATAATAATTTACAGGCGGCTTCAATTGGCTTATCCCATACGATTGATTGGTGGGAGCAGGATTGCTTTTTAATGGTTGCGCCGTTCTTCCATATTGGAGGCTTTGCACCATTAATTACGAATGTCCATACCGGTGCAACAATGGTATTAATGGAAGATTTCCACCCAGTTGAAGCATGGAAATTAATTGAAAAGGAAAAAGTGACGTCTTCCATGACTGTTCCGGCAATGCTTGCGTTTTTACTACAAACGTATCCAATGGTAAAATCCGATATTTCATCGTTACGTTATATTACTTGTGGCGCTTCAGCCGTTCCAGCACCACTTATTTTAGGCTGCCGTCAGCTTGGTATTCCAGTGCAACAAGTATATGGCATTACGGAATATACAGGAGCGGTTTCGTTTTGGAAGCCGAGTCAAGGGGAAGAAAAATTCGATTCGATGGGCAAAGTAGTGATGCAAGGGACGGTTCAAATTAAAGATTTAACAACAAAAAACGTATTACCGATAGGGGCAATTGGCGAAATTGTGTTAACGGGTCCGCAAGTTTTTGTTGGCTATTATAAAAATGATGAAGCGTATCATACTGTGGTTGAAAACAATGAATTTTACACAGGTGATGTTGGCTACTTAGATCCGGATGGCTTTTTATATGTGGTGGATCGCGTAAAAGATATGATTATTAGTGGCGGTGAAAATATTTATTCGGCTGAGCTAGAGCTTGTCCTTGCCCAACATGAAGCCGTTCAAGAGGTTGCGGTTGTTGGTAGACCGGATGAAAAATGGGGAGAAGTACCTGTTGCTTACATTGTGAAAAAGGCAGAGAGCGAGGTAAGCGGTGAGGACATTGTTGCGCATTGCAAATCCAAGCTCGCTTCCTATAAAGCAGTGAAGGATGTTGTGTTCGTCGATACATTACCACGCAATGCAGTAGGGAAAATTTTGAAAATGCAGTTAAAGGATTTACAAAATATTTGA
- a CDS encoding c-type cytochrome, with protein sequence MKSVVAAIIGVFISIGLGVGVYKEFVSVDPAPVSEEDAPKNAMALAQEREPKFPEINMDDIPKDHEKYDEIIYGYNLTNETNVYAEDKVGANLSCTSCHAGAGLQDTVASLVGVTADYPKYIARAGDIVTIEKRINGCMVRSMNGEAFEADSEELNAMVAYFDYISEDVEKGQKRPWAKSADMKQVPTPNVQDGEKLYNKSCISCHAADGSGIGANTGPALWGEDSFNDGAGMARMSKMAGFIQAYMPIGQEMTLTDQEASDLAAYILMQDRPEWGKHDKDWPKGDRPSDIMTKERREQAQSGTIDWSEVLADYQ encoded by the coding sequence ATGAAGAGTGTAGTTGCAGCAATCATAGGTGTTTTTATTTCCATCGGTTTAGGTGTAGGAGTGTACAAAGAATTTGTTAGTGTGGACCCAGCACCGGTTTCTGAAGAAGATGCGCCGAAAAATGCAATGGCGTTGGCACAGGAAAGAGAACCAAAATTCCCCGAAATTAATATGGATGACATTCCAAAAGATCATGAAAAATACGATGAGATTATTTATGGCTATAATTTAACGAATGAAACAAATGTCTATGCGGAAGATAAGGTCGGCGCGAATTTATCTTGTACGAGCTGTCACGCGGGTGCTGGCTTACAAGATACGGTAGCATCGTTAGTCGGTGTAACGGCTGATTATCCTAAATATATTGCACGAGCAGGGGATATTGTGACAATTGAAAAACGTATTAACGGCTGTATGGTGCGTAGTATGAATGGTGAGGCGTTTGAGGCAGATTCAGAGGAGTTAAACGCAATGGTCGCGTATTTTGATTACATTTCGGAGGATGTAGAAAAAGGGCAAAAACGTCCATGGGCAAAATCAGCTGATATGAAACAAGTCCCAACACCAAACGTGCAAGATGGTGAAAAATTATACAATAAATCATGTATCTCATGTCACGCAGCAGATGGTTCAGGCATTGGCGCCAATACAGGTCCAGCATTATGGGGTGAGGATTCCTTTAATGACGGAGCAGGTATGGCGCGTATGTCAAAAATGGCCGGCTTCATCCAAGCGTATATGCCAATTGGTCAGGAAATGACATTAACGGATCAAGAAGCTTCGGATTTAGCAGCCTACATTTTAATGCAGGATCGTCCAGAATGGGGCAAGCATGATAAAGACTGGCCAAAAGGGGATAGACCGTCAGATATTATGACAAAAGAACGCCGTGAGCAAGCGCAAAGCGGCACAATTGATTGGTCAGAAGTTTTAGCGGATTATCAATAA
- a CDS encoding PadR family transcriptional regulator — protein sequence MKRHKLLPLTETMHYILLALRRPLHGYAIMQEIEIMSNGEVRIAAGTLYGAIENLLKYNWIVLVPSDDPRRKTYRITKEGLGILEIEKKRFMHILSLYEGGVNDEKA from the coding sequence ATGAAAAGACATAAGTTATTACCATTAACGGAAACCATGCACTATATATTGCTCGCTTTGAGAAGACCTTTGCATGGTTATGCCATCATGCAAGAAATTGAAATAATGAGCAATGGAGAAGTACGTATAGCTGCTGGCACATTATATGGCGCGATTGAAAACTTACTAAAATACAACTGGATTGTCCTTGTTCCTTCAGATGATCCACGTAGAAAAACCTATCGCATTACAAAAGAAGGTTTAGGCATTTTAGAAATAGAAAAGAAACGATTCATGCATATTCTTTCACTTTATGAAGGAGGGGTAAATGATGAAAAAGCTTAA
- a CDS encoding GNAT family N-acetyltransferase produces MLNGFFVDWPNPPSPTTHLKLLQNSSHIVLAIDPETNQVTGFITAISDGVLSAYIPLLEVLPAYQNRGIGKELVERMLEQLNELYMIDLCCDEDLVPYYKNFGMTQTNAMMKRNYARQSGI; encoded by the coding sequence ATGCTAAATGGCTTTTTCGTTGATTGGCCAAATCCACCAAGTCCTACTACACATTTGAAGCTTTTACAAAACAGTTCACATATTGTCTTAGCGATTGATCCTGAAACGAATCAAGTTACTGGCTTCATCACAGCTATTAGTGATGGTGTGCTAAGTGCCTATATTCCGCTGCTTGAAGTGTTACCCGCCTATCAAAATAGAGGCATCGGGAAGGAATTAGTGGAGCGAATGCTTGAACAGCTAAATGAGTTGTACATGATTGATTTATGCTGCGACGAAGATTTAGTCCCTTATTACAAAAATTTTGGCATGACGCAAACGAACGCTATGATGAAACGCAATTATGCAAGACAGTCTGGAATATAA
- a CDS encoding TetR/AcrR family transcriptional regulator has translation MSKRELKKQQNRQQMIQAAIELYSKKTFSEVSVRDITKKANVSPALLYQYFDDQQHLFLIAMQHENKKLLQELAQYTTIDEVAKGYITFFFEHETLFQMMSHFMLQPKGDETSQIFVEESSKLFQVFKEALSNVATKEQLQVETQLLFSTLNGLLITYKNLPQYSKEQSLAHILSLVKHTLRKIPTK, from the coding sequence ATGTCTAAAAGGGAGTTAAAAAAACAACAAAATCGCCAGCAAATGATTCAAGCTGCTATCGAATTATATAGTAAAAAAACGTTTTCAGAAGTAAGTGTGCGTGACATTACAAAAAAGGCAAATGTTTCCCCCGCACTCCTTTATCAATATTTTGATGATCAGCAACACTTATTTTTAATCGCCATGCAGCATGAAAATAAAAAATTATTACAGGAGCTCGCACAATACACAACCATTGATGAAGTAGCAAAAGGTTATATCACCTTTTTTTTTGAGCATGAAACACTGTTCCAAATGATGTCACACTTTATGCTTCAACCAAAGGGCGACGAAACTTCACAAATTTTTGTTGAGGAGTCCTCCAAGTTATTTCAGGTATTTAAAGAGGCCTTATCAAATGTTGCAACAAAAGAACAACTTCAAGTCGAAACACAGCTGCTATTTTCAACTTTAAATGGTCTGCTGATTACTTATAAAAACTTACCACAGTATTCAAAAGAGCAATCCTTGGCACATATATTATCGTTAGTGAAGCATACTCTTCGAAAAATCCCCACTAAATAA